From Salvia splendens isolate huo1 chromosome 3, SspV2, whole genome shotgun sequence, a single genomic window includes:
- the LOC121795355 gene encoding uncharacterized protein LOC121795355, with protein sequence MALSHLLLRRLNCSKPPSIHLLSKIPIPNSLHFSSASADPASTPQSPSPAKPTSLSARMSFIFEQIDEIDKNRQEKDQTLQRIRAWRESKKHKDAPVAEATPHPPPVDSVQEGLESELAKSEAFLGSSDGKKEVELVHPWSEWIELMERLLHQNYFDHKRKDEDGMMQALGFDVSAPAAKEDKRPNFARDFKTVQGALVNFGRDRFDILRSLSRQDLQLLVGYGCPTPDKRVVYSAKLLRKYVHLDEGDVCSSCSLRGSCEKAYLLTNKEDEARTMDVMRMLLAYGFDPIDGSVENRSLLKMKSVKTIVRKLLHDVVKLSAVPIDPNLPPPVIKKPPPKVKQPPPPPKRRVGRDDIEMKKGDWLCPKCDFMNFAKNTVCLQCDAKRPKRQLLPGEWECPQCNFLNYRRNTDCFHCEHKRPPDTYPENHFSEKQHGSHIRMDKKPARADVSNAWNFDFDDNESDGADVAAFEYADSQKLDEDFPLSQRTPRESSRGQGNGPERSRPPTPRGMGMDYSDSTSTRSSVGFNDFDEDDDDDVDSYELVAQNEVHRAPRVALSELEADSDSEDLENSEGNRNIHGKAKSPARGRKLMNRQTFSDSEAEVDFYTDDDLPVHPKWKSSHVADVKHQRRGRNSMAYGSDDDFEVDSGSDGEDIRNNNRANRRGSNRLEFRNTRGGRSNFNDSFTERDEDGDLSYMSDRQRDRRGQDRPGQSSRGRGGMMGDRKGSQGRDFGRSSSAKSFDRSSREDSYGGGGKNARDGNSSKFQSNRRGGSFSKRGGGGRGRGGRRDDWSQSYEEDDKPRRPRVNVR encoded by the exons ATGGCGCTCTCTCATCTGCTTCTCCGGCGCCTCAATTGCTCCAAACCCCCCTCCATTCATCTCCTCTCTAAAATCCCAATTCCCAACTCACTGCACTTCTCTTCCGCCTCCGCCGACCCTGCCTCTACTCCCCAATCTCCATCCCCCGCCAAACCCACCTCGCTCTCTGCTCGCATGAGCTTCATCTTCGAACAAATCGATGAAATTGATAAAAACCGCCAAGAGAAAGACCAAACCCTCCAGCGAATCCGGGCCTGGCGCGAGTCCAAGAAGCACAAAGACGCTCCCGTTGCCGAAGCCACGCCCCACCCGCCGCCGGTAGATTCGGTACAAGAGGGATTGGAGTCGGAATTAGCCAAGAGCGAAGCGTTTCTGGGGAGTAGTGATGGGAAGAAGGAAGTGGAGTTGGTGCACCCGTGGTCGGAGTGGATTGAGCTGATGGAGAGGTTGCTGCACCAGAATTATTTTGATCATAAGAGAAAGGACGAGGACGGCATGATGCAAGCCCTCGGCTTTGATGTTTCGGCCCCTGCCGCGAAGGAGGATAAACGCCCAAATTTTGCTCGTGATTTCAAGACTGTGCAGGGTGCTCTCGTCAATTTTGGTCGCGATCGCTTTGATATTTTGAG GTCATTGTCAAGACAGGATCTTCAACTATTAGTTGGTTATGGATGCCCTACTCCAGATAAGAGGGTGGTCTATTCTGCCAAATTGTTAAGGAAATATGTCCATCTGGATGAAGGAGAT GTTTGCAGTTCGTGCAGTCTAAGGGGTTCTTGTGAGAAAGCATATTTGCTGACTAATAAAGAGGATGAAGCACGGACAATGGATGTCATGCGTATGCTACTTGCATATGGTTTTGATCCAATAGATGGATCAGTAGAAAATAGATCCCTTTTGAAGATGAAATCTGTAAAGACCATTGTGCGAAAGTTGCTCCATGATGTAGTCAAGCTGAGTGCAGTTCCAATAGATCCGAATCTCCCCCCTCCTGTTATTAAAAAGCCACCACCCAAGGTGAAGCAGCCACCTCCCCCTCCAAAGAGAAGAGTCGGGCGTGATGATATTGAAATGAAAAAGGGTGATTGGCTCTGTCCAAA GTGTGACTTTATGAATTTTGCGAAGAACACAGTCTGCCTGCAATGTGATGCTAAGCGTCCAAAGAGACAATTGCTTCCAGGAGAATGGGAATGCCCCCA GTGCAATTTCTTAAACTATCGAAGAAATACAGATTGTTTCCACTGTGAACACAAGCGCCCACCCGATACATATCCTGAGAATCATTTTTCTGAAAAGCAACATGGTTCTCACATCAGGATGGACAAGAAACCTGCCAGGGCTGATGTTTCCAATGCGtggaattttgattttgacGATAATGAATCTGACGGAGCAGATGTTGCTGCTTTTGAGTATGCAGATTCACAGAAACTGGATGAAGACTTTCCCCTTAGCCAGCGGACTCCTCGTGAAAGTTCTAGAGGTCAAGGAAATGGTCCAGAAAGGAGCAGACCTCCAACTCCAAGGGGCATGGGAATGGATTATTCTGATTCTACTTCCACGAGGTCTAGTGTTGGATTCAATGATTTTGATGaagacgacgatgatgatgttGATAGTTATGAGTTAGTTGCCCAAAATGAAGTACATAGAGCTCCTCGAGTGGCTTTATCAGAACTTGAAGCAGACTCGGACTCTGAAGATCTAGAAAACAGTGAAGGTAACAGGAACATCCATGGGAAAGCCAAATCCCCAGCACGTGGCAGGAAACTAATGAATCGTCAAACATTCTCTGATTCGGAAGCTGAAGTAGACTTCTATACCGATGATGACCTCCCCGTTCACCCTAAGTGGAAATCAAGTCATGTTGCAGATGTAAAACATCAGAGAAGAGGTCGAAACAGTATGGCTTATGGCTCAGATGATGACTTTGAAGTCGACTCTGGCTCTGATGGTGAAGATATAAGAAACAATAACAGAGCAAACAGAAGAGGCTCTAATAGATTAGAGTTTAGAAATACCAGAGGAGGAAGATCCAATTTTAATGACTCCTTTACTGAAAGAGATGAAGATGGTGATCTAAGCTATATGAGTGACAGACAGAGAGATAGACGAGGTCAAGATCGCCCAGGACAATCATCCCGGGGTCGTGGTGGCATGATGGGCGACAGGAAAGGCTCACAGGGGCGTGATTTTGGTAGATCCTCAAGTGCAAAGAGCTTTGATAGAAGTAGTCGAGAGGATTCCTATGGCGGGGGAGGAAAGAATGCCAGAGATGGCAACTCATCGAAGTTCCAAAGCAACAGACGAGGTGGGTCGTTCAGcaagagaggaggaggaggaagaggaagaggaggaagacgGGATGATTGGTCACAAAGTTACGAAGAAGATGACAAACCACGGAGACCAAGGGTAAATGTGAGATGA
- the LOC121796696 gene encoding nuclear transcription factor Y subunit B-5-like — MTDGNERLLPIANVGRIMKRIIPPGAKISKEAKETMQECVSEFICFVTGEASDRCLKENRKTVNGDDICWALTSLGFDNYSHTMLTFLNRWRDTRPTPTHHKD; from the coding sequence ATGACAGATGGGAACGAAAGATTGCTGCCGATCGCAAATGTTGGGCGGATCATGAAAAGGATAATCCCGCCAGGCGCCAAGATCTCTAAAGAAGCCAAAGAAACTATGCAAGAATGTGTGTCCGAGTTCATATGCTTCGTCACCGGTGAGGCGTCCGACCGGTGCCTTAAGGAGAACCGGAAGACGGTCAACGGAGACGACATCTGCTGGGCCCTCACCTCCCTCGGATTCGATAACTACTCCCACACCATGCTCACCTTCTTGAACAGATGGAGAGACACACGCCCAACCCCCACTCACCACAAAGATtaa